A genome region from Hevea brasiliensis isolate MT/VB/25A 57/8 chromosome 7, ASM3005281v1, whole genome shotgun sequence includes the following:
- the LOC110644279 gene encoding probable methyltransferase PMT26: MALGKYARIDTRRQSTNYCSTVTIVVFVALCLVGVWMMTSSSVVPGQNVDVPAQENKNEIKEPLAESNESNPKQFEDNPGDLPEDATKGDNNRSQPQGEDKSNTQETQEVKVEEKQEEKSEEKQDEVIKSNDGSNNEKQNEESNTENGDSKTLDGEKNSEAGETKTNEGENSGTGQGDSEENSKENKSESDETEKNPGTDETETKSDENSGVTEKKSDADDTKTKSDENSGDTKDGKTGNGQIEEKVDLKNNKESEKTSDEQANNQSGVEVFPSGAQSELLNETATQTGSWSTQASESRNEKETQLASNQQNSYNWKTCNVTAGPDYIPCLDNWQAIRSLRSTKHYEHRERHCPQEPPTCLVPLPEGYKRPIEWPKSREKIWYSNVPHTKLAEVKGHQNWVKVTGEYLTFPGGGTQFKHGALHYIDFINESVPDIAWGKRSRVILDVGCGVASFGGFLFDRDVVTMSFAPKDEHEAQVQFALERGIPAISAVMGTQRLPFPGRVFDIVHCARCRVPWHIEGGKLLLELNRVLRPGGFFVWSATPVYQKKVAEDVQIWKAMTELTKAMCWELVSITKDTVNGVGIAIYRKPTSNDCYEKRSQQEPPLCEASDDPNAAWNVPLQACMHKVPVDSVERGSQWPEQWPARLEKVPYWMLSSKVGVYGKPEPEDFTADYEHWKRVVSKSYLNGMGIKWSSVRNVMDMRTIYGGFAAALKDIKVWVMNVVPIDSPDTLPIIYERGLFGIYHDWCESFSTYPRSYDLLHADHLFSKVKKRCNLVAVVVEVDRILRPEGKLIVRDNVETVSELENIVRSMHWEVRMTYSKDKEGLLYVEKSIWRPEESETITYAIA, translated from the exons atggcTTTAGGAAAATATGCTAGGATAGACACTAGAAGGCAATCAACAAATTACTGCTCAACGGTGACGATTGTGGTCTTTGTGGCTCTCTGCTTGGTTGGGGTATGGATGATGACATCTTCATCTGTAGTTCCTGGTCAAAATGTGGATGTGCCTGCTCAGGAGAACAAGAATGAGATCAAGGAACCACTGGCTGAGAGCAACGAAAGCAACCCTAAGCAATTTGAGGATAACCCTGGTGATTTACCTGAGGATGCAACTAAAGGGGACAACAATAGAAGTCAACCTCAGGGAGAAGACAAGTCTAATACGCAAGAAACTCAAGAGGTGAAGGTGGAAGAGAAGCAAGAAGAGAAATCTGAGGAAAAGCAAGATGAAGTAATTAAGTCTAATGATGGCTCAAATAATGAGAAGCAAAATGAAGAAAGTAAtacagaaaatggggattctaagaCGCTAGATGGGGAAAAAAACTCAGAAGCTGGAGAGACAAAAACTAATGAGGGTGAAAATAGTGGCACTGGACAAGGTGATTCTGAGGAGAACTCAAAAGAGAACAAATCTGAATCAGACGAGACTGAAAAGAATCCAGGCACTGATGAGACTGAGACAAAATCGGATGAGAACTCTGGTGTAACAGAGAAGAAATCTGATGCAGATGACACCAAGACAAAGTCAGATGAGAATTCTGGTGATACGAAGGATGGGAAAACAGGGAATGGGCAGATAGAAGAGAAGGTGGATCTAAAAAATAACAAGGAGTCAGAGAAAACCTCTGATGAGCAGGCCAACAACCAGAGTGGAGTTGAGGTATTTCCTTCAGGGGCTCAGTCAGAGCTTTTGAATGAAACTGCCACTCAGACTGGGTCATGGTCAACTCAGGCATCAGAGTCAAGAAATGAGAAAGAAACTCAATTAGCTTCTAATCAACAAAACTCGTACAATTGGAAAACTTGCAATGTCACTGCTGGGCCTGATTACATCCCATGTCTTGACAATTGGCAAGCAATTAGGAGTCTTCGAAGTACCAAGCACTATGAACATCGAGAAAGGCACTGTCCTCAAGAACCTCCAACTTGTCTTGTTCCACTTCCTGAAGGATATAAACGCCCAATTGAGTGGCCCAAAAGCAGGGAAAAG ATATGGTACAGTAATGTTCCGCACACCAAACTTGCAGAAGTTAAAGGGCATCAAAACTGGGTGAAAGTTACTGGCGAATACCTCACTTTCCCTGGTGGTGGAACTCAGTTTAAGCATGGTGCTTTACATTACATTGACTTCATAAATGAG TCTGTGCCTGATATTGCATGGGGAAAACGCTCCCGTGTGATATTGGATGTTGGTTGTGGTGTTGCTAGCTTTGGAGGCTTTCTCTTTGATAGGGATGTTGTCACGATGTCGTTTGCCCCTAAAGATGAACATGAGGCTCAAGTGCAATTTGCTCTTGAAAGAGGAATCCCTGCTATATCTGCTGTGATGGGAACACAGAGACTTCCTTTTCCAGGCAGAGTCTTTGATATTGTCCACTGTGCTCGATGCAGAGTCCCATGGCATATTGAAG GTGGTAAACTTCTTTTGGAGTTGAATCGTGTGTTGCGACCTGGTGGTTTCTTTGTGTGGTCTGCCACTCCTGTTTATCAGAAGAAGGTTGCTGAAGATGTTCAAATTTGGAAAG CTATGACCGAACTAACCAAAGCTATGTGCTGGGAACTTGTGTCCATTACCAAGGATACAGTAAATGGTGTGGGTATAGCTATATACAGGAAGCCTACTTCCAATGACTGTTATGAGAAAAGATCACAACAAGAGCCTCCACTGTGTGAAGCATCTGATGATCCTAATGCAGCCTG GAACGTGCCACTGCAAGCATGTATGCACAAGGTTCCAGTAGATTCAGTAGAACGTGGATCTCAATGGCCAGAGCAATGGCCAGCGAGGTTGGAGAAAGTACCTTATTGGATGTTGAGTTCCAAAGTTGGAGTTTATGGTAAACCAGAACCAGAGGATTTCACTGCTGACTATGAGCACTGGAAGCGGGTGGTATCTAAGTCATATCTAAATGGAATGGGAATAAAATGGTCATCTGTGAGAAACGTCATGGACATGAGAACTATCTATGGAGG TTTTGCTGCAGCTCTGAAGGATATAAAGGTGTGGGTCATGAATGTAGTCCCAATAGACTCCCCAGATACTCTACCTATAATTTATGAACGTGGTCTTTTTGGCATTTATCATGACTGGTGTGAATCATTTAGCACCTACCCTAGATCTTATGATCTTCTTCATGCAGATCATCTCTTCTCAAAGGTTAAAAAGAG GTGCAATCTAGTGGCTGTAGTTGTGGAGGTTGATCGGATACTTCGGCCAGAAGGAAAGCTAATTGTCCGTGACAATGTTGAGACTGTTAGTGAGCTGGAGAACATAGTGAGGTCTATGCATTGGGAGGTCCGAATGACCTACTCGAAAGACAAGGAGGGATTGCTTTATGTTGAGAAATCCATTTGGCGACCCGAAGAGTCAGAGACCATCACATATGCCATTGCTTAA